In Rathayibacter sp. VKM Ac-2762, one DNA window encodes the following:
- a CDS encoding glycosyltransferase family 1 protein gives MRIVVDCRYTRLERHDGISRYTAELVRELAKLHDVTMLISDRRQLAMLPSLPWERVTGPTSPFEPFVALLVNRLRPDVVFSPMQTMGSLGRRYRLVLTVHDLIYYRHRTPPRDLAAPVRALWRLYHLAWWPQRRLLQRADAVVTVSATTRDLIRSHRLTTRPVVVVPNAATEPDEASAALAGSLPDRSAARSLVYMGSFMPYKNVETLARAMRLLPDYELHLMSRASDETVETLRALAPTAKLVFHQGAPDAEYRAVLARATALVTASRDEGFGIPLVEAMALGTPVVVSDIPIFREIAQDAAVYVDPSSAKGIADGVRSLEDGAVWRTHSARARERAAAFSWRDSARVLFGLLQDLGRR, from the coding sequence ATGAGGATCGTCGTCGACTGCCGGTACACCCGGCTCGAGCGGCACGACGGGATCAGCCGCTACACCGCGGAGCTCGTCCGCGAGCTCGCGAAGCTGCACGACGTGACCATGCTGATCAGCGACCGCCGCCAGCTCGCGATGCTCCCGTCGCTCCCGTGGGAGCGCGTGACCGGGCCGACCAGCCCGTTCGAGCCGTTCGTCGCGCTGCTGGTGAACCGGCTGCGGCCCGACGTGGTCTTCTCGCCGATGCAGACCATGGGCTCGCTCGGCCGCCGCTACCGGCTCGTCCTGACCGTGCACGACCTCATCTACTACCGCCACCGCACTCCACCGCGCGACCTGGCCGCTCCCGTGCGCGCGCTCTGGCGGCTCTACCACCTCGCCTGGTGGCCGCAGCGGAGGCTCCTCCAGCGCGCCGACGCGGTGGTCACCGTCTCGGCGACGACCCGCGACCTGATCCGCTCCCACCGCCTCACCACCCGGCCGGTGGTCGTCGTCCCGAACGCGGCGACCGAGCCCGACGAGGCGAGCGCCGCTCTGGCGGGATCGCTGCCCGACCGGTCGGCCGCGCGCTCGCTCGTCTACATGGGCTCGTTCATGCCCTACAAGAACGTCGAGACGCTCGCTCGCGCGATGCGGCTGCTGCCCGACTACGAGCTGCACCTGATGAGCCGGGCGAGCGACGAGACCGTCGAGACGCTCCGGGCCCTGGCGCCGACCGCGAAGCTGGTGTTCCACCAGGGGGCGCCGGACGCGGAGTACCGTGCGGTGCTCGCGCGGGCGACCGCTCTCGTGACGGCGAGCAGGGACGAGGGCTTCGGGATCCCGCTGGTCGAGGCGATGGCGCTCGGGACGCCGGTCGTGGTGAGCGACATCCCGATCTTCCGCGAGATCGCCCAGGACGCCGCCGTGTACGTCGACCCGTCGAGCGCGAAGGGCATCGCGGACGGTGTGCGGTCGCTCGAGGACGGCGCCGTGTGGCGGACGCACTCGGCCCGGGCCAGGGAGCGGGCCGCGGCCTTCTCCTGGCGCGACTCCGCCCGGGTGCTCTTCGGGCTCCTGCAGGACCTCGGCCGGCGCTGA
- a CDS encoding alpha/beta hydrolase: MTTPSPYASDLGRVPVREAAVDVAGSRTAYWTYGAPDASTVLVLVHGFRGEHHGLEPVVARLLAGGADVRVVAPDLPGFGASTPMTRLPHDVDGYASWLGSFLDTLGLRGEAAVLGHSFGSIVAAAAVADGLPAPLLVLVNPIGAPALQGPRGVLTRLAVLYYRLGALLPGPLGRRLLSDPLIVRVMSLAMVKTKEPALRRFVHDQHDRYFSAFASRDTVLEAFRASVSHDVGEYASRIRVPTQLIAAARDDITPLSAQYRLLERLPHARLHVIDGVGHLIHYETPDEAAAVLRTALEEGIDR; the protein is encoded by the coding sequence ATGACCACTCCCTCCCCCTACGCCTCCGATCTCGGCCGTGTCCCCGTCCGCGAGGCCGCGGTGGACGTCGCCGGATCCCGCACCGCCTACTGGACCTACGGCGCTCCGGACGCCTCGACCGTCCTCGTGCTGGTGCACGGGTTCCGCGGCGAGCACCACGGCCTCGAGCCCGTCGTCGCCCGTCTGCTCGCCGGGGGAGCGGACGTGCGGGTCGTCGCTCCCGACCTGCCCGGCTTCGGCGCCTCGACCCCGATGACGCGCCTGCCGCACGACGTGGACGGCTACGCCTCCTGGCTCGGCTCCTTCCTGGACACGCTGGGGCTCCGCGGCGAGGCGGCCGTCCTCGGCCACTCCTTCGGCTCGATCGTCGCGGCCGCGGCCGTCGCCGACGGGCTGCCCGCTCCGCTCCTGGTGCTGGTCAACCCGATCGGCGCGCCCGCCCTGCAGGGTCCGCGCGGCGTCCTGACCAGGCTCGCCGTCCTCTACTACCGGCTCGGCGCGCTCCTGCCGGGGCCCCTCGGACGCCGCCTGCTCAGCGACCCGCTGATCGTGCGGGTGATGAGCCTGGCGATGGTGAAGACGAAGGAGCCGGCGCTGCGACGCTTCGTGCACGACCAGCACGACCGCTACTTCAGCGCCTTCGCCTCCCGCGACACGGTCCTCGAGGCGTTCCGCGCCTCCGTCTCGCACGACGTCGGCGAGTACGCCTCCCGGATCCGGGTGCCGACGCAGCTGATCGCCGCGGCGCGGGACGACATCACTCCGCTCTCGGCGCAGTACCGCCTGCTCGAGAGGCTGCCGCACGCCCGCCTGCACGTCATCGACGGAGTCGGCCACCTGATCCACTACGAGACGCCGGACGAGGCCGCCGCCGTGCTGCGGACGGCCCTCGAGGAGGGGATCGACCGATGA
- a CDS encoding Sir2 family NAD-dependent protein deacetylase, whose amino-acid sequence MESSPTPVAEGPEALAVEQAVELLSGRRIAAVTGAGMSTDSGIPDYRGAGAPVRSPMTYSQFVADPDYRRRYWAGSQLGWRRFTSTLPNDGHRALARLEERGLLTGVVTQNVDGLHVRAGSRRVVDLHGSADRVRCMTCGQYFARDAVAERIEALNPWLDDPDVSSLNPDGDAEVHDVSAMTVPECTVCGGILKPDIVFFGEFIPTERFEEARAIVAGADALLVAGSSLVVNSGIRFLEIARRARMPIVIVNRGTTKGDSRASIKIDGGTSEVLRELAERLPARRTAAL is encoded by the coding sequence ATGGAGTCGAGTCCGACACCGGTCGCCGAGGGCCCCGAGGCGCTCGCGGTCGAGCAGGCCGTCGAACTCCTCAGCGGGCGCCGCATCGCCGCCGTCACCGGCGCGGGCATGAGCACCGACTCGGGCATACCCGACTACCGCGGAGCCGGGGCCCCGGTGCGCAGCCCGATGACCTACTCCCAGTTCGTCGCCGATCCCGACTACCGCCGCCGGTACTGGGCCGGCAGCCAGCTCGGCTGGCGCCGCTTCACCAGCACGCTCCCCAACGACGGCCACCGGGCCCTGGCCCGGCTCGAGGAGCGCGGCCTGCTCACGGGCGTCGTCACCCAGAACGTCGACGGCCTGCACGTCCGGGCCGGCTCGCGCCGTGTGGTGGATCTGCACGGCTCGGCGGACCGTGTGCGCTGCATGACCTGCGGCCAGTACTTCGCCCGCGACGCGGTGGCCGAGCGGATCGAGGCGCTCAACCCCTGGCTCGACGACCCCGACGTCTCCTCCCTCAACCCCGACGGCGACGCCGAGGTCCACGACGTCTCGGCGATGACCGTCCCTGAGTGCACGGTCTGCGGCGGGATCCTGAAGCCGGACATCGTCTTCTTCGGCGAGTTCATCCCGACCGAGCGGTTCGAGGAGGCGCGCGCCATCGTCGCGGGCGCCGACGCCCTGCTCGTGGCCGGCTCGTCGCTCGTGGTCAACTCCGGCATCCGCTTCCTCGAGATCGCCCGTCGCGCCCGGATGCCGATCGTGATCGTCAACCGCGGCACCACCAAGGGCGACTCGCGCGCGAGCATCAAGATCGACGGCGGCACCAGCGAGGTGCTCCGCGAGCTCGCCGAGCGCCTGCCCGCGCGCCGCACCGCCGCCCTCTGA
- a CDS encoding serine hydrolase codes for MTSPTRSDDALDLFGEPAAPEPRPRRRRGAVVAGLVAATVLVGGGGAYATNAATAELPTASAVAVDPVSSTVDAPALAWPAYGSGAVAAVGIDGTEEDGLLARYGSTGTVPTGSIAKVVTALVVLAAKPIAEGTDGETITFTSADVQYYNDTLAENGSNAPVTAGLQLTEREALTAMMLPSANNYAKSLAIWAYGSEDAFLAAARGWLDGQGLERTSLADTSGLSPATVSTTAEMVRLGELLIADPVLAPIVATPTAVIPGVGEVDNTNSLLGRSGVDGIKTGTTDEAGSCLLFSLDATVEGRPVTLVGVVVGARTHPQLAADVLTLVPTVEAGFRTVPLTVEGQDYGTLTSAWGETATAETAEARSVLVWGAVSTTTTVALDPLETVADGERVGTATVDVNGTPYELPLVADGSIEDPGFAWRLGHPAELFG; via the coding sequence GTGACCTCCCCGACCCGATCCGACGACGCCCTCGACCTGTTCGGGGAGCCCGCCGCGCCGGAGCCGCGACCGCGCCGACGGCGCGGGGCGGTCGTCGCCGGTCTCGTCGCCGCGACCGTGCTGGTCGGTGGAGGCGGTGCCTACGCGACCAACGCGGCGACCGCGGAGCTGCCGACGGCGAGCGCCGTCGCGGTGGACCCCGTCTCGAGCACCGTCGACGCGCCCGCTCTGGCCTGGCCGGCCTACGGCTCCGGCGCCGTGGCGGCCGTGGGCATCGACGGGACGGAGGAGGACGGGCTGCTCGCCCGCTACGGCTCCACCGGAACCGTGCCGACGGGGAGCATCGCCAAGGTCGTCACCGCTCTCGTCGTCCTCGCGGCGAAGCCGATCGCAGAGGGGACGGACGGGGAGACCATCACCTTCACGAGCGCGGACGTGCAGTACTACAACGACACCCTGGCCGAGAACGGCTCGAACGCTCCGGTCACCGCGGGTCTGCAGCTGACCGAGCGGGAGGCGCTGACCGCCATGATGCTCCCGTCCGCGAACAACTACGCGAAGTCCCTCGCGATCTGGGCGTACGGCTCGGAGGACGCCTTCCTCGCCGCGGCGCGCGGCTGGCTCGACGGGCAGGGGCTCGAGCGGACCTCCCTCGCCGACACCAGCGGGCTCTCGCCGGCGACGGTCAGCACGACGGCCGAGATGGTGCGCCTGGGCGAGCTGCTGATCGCGGACCCGGTGCTCGCTCCGATCGTCGCGACGCCGACCGCGGTCATCCCGGGGGTCGGCGAGGTCGACAACACCAACTCGCTCCTCGGCCGCTCGGGAGTGGACGGTATCAAGACGGGGACGACCGACGAGGCGGGCTCGTGCCTGCTGTTCTCGCTCGACGCGACCGTCGAGGGCCGGCCGGTCACCCTCGTCGGCGTGGTGGTGGGCGCGCGCACGCACCCGCAGCTCGCCGCGGACGTGCTGACCCTCGTCCCGACCGTCGAGGCGGGCTTCCGGACCGTCCCGCTGACCGTCGAGGGCCAGGACTACGGCACCCTCACGAGCGCCTGGGGGGAGACGGCGACGGCCGAGACCGCGGAGGCGCGGTCCGTGCTGGTGTGGGGTGCGGTCTCGACGACGACCACGGTCGCCCTCGATCCGCTCGAGACCGTCGCCGACGGCGAGCGCGTGGGGACCGCGACCGTCGACGTCAACGGCACCCCGTACGAGCTTCCCCTCGTCGCCGACGGGTCGATCGAGGACCCGGGCTTCGCCTGGCGCCTCGGCCACCCGGCCGAGCTGTTCGGCTGA
- a CDS encoding DEAD/DEAH box helicase, which produces MNSPSSFGHQVGTSAAEHLSPSFPGRAPWGTANKLRAWQAEALEAYFEHEPRDFLAAATPGAGKTTFALRLAAELLHNRTVDRITVVAPTEHLKRQWAEAAHRVGIRLDPTFTNRMGRHARHYHGVAVTYAQVAVRAELHRELTLSGRTLVILDEVHHAGDALSWGDAVREAFEPAVRRLSLTGTPFRSDTAAIPFVSYLPDEEGIRTSLTDYAYGYGRALADGVVRPVLFMVYAGQMRWKSKAGDEMEARLGEGNTKDITSQAWRTALDPKGDWIPSVLRAANTRLTEVRRAVPDAGGLVIATDHYTARAYAAMLREISGETVTVVLSDEKEASDRIEEFAKDTSRWMVAVRMVSEGVDVPRLAVGVYATSASTPLFFAQAIGRFVRARRRGETASVFLPNVPGLLALAGSMELQRDHALDRRTSDDEEYPEADLMADAERSEKASSDLLEEGRFESIGSAATFDRVVYEGAEFGMEVEVESEEELDFIGLPGLLEPDQVRELLQHRQQRQAKRAGSRAGAAAPAEPVSEIPAPLYRTLKEQRSLLNSLVGLWARGTGESHGQVHTELRRLCGGPAVAQASVTQLQARIDLLRRRLGSH; this is translated from the coding sequence GTGAACAGTCCCTCGAGCTTCGGTCATCAGGTCGGCACCTCCGCCGCTGAGCACCTGTCCCCGTCGTTCCCGGGCAGGGCGCCGTGGGGTACCGCGAACAAGCTCCGCGCCTGGCAGGCGGAGGCGCTCGAGGCCTACTTCGAGCACGAGCCGCGCGACTTCCTGGCCGCCGCGACCCCGGGCGCGGGCAAGACCACCTTCGCGCTGCGGCTGGCCGCCGAGCTGCTGCACAACCGCACGGTCGACCGGATCACCGTGGTCGCGCCGACGGAGCACCTCAAGCGCCAGTGGGCCGAGGCCGCGCACCGCGTCGGCATCCGCCTGGACCCGACCTTCACCAACCGCATGGGCCGTCACGCCCGCCACTACCACGGCGTCGCCGTCACCTACGCGCAGGTCGCCGTCCGCGCCGAGCTCCACCGCGAGCTCACCCTGTCCGGGCGCACCCTCGTCATCCTCGACGAGGTGCACCACGCCGGCGACGCGCTCAGCTGGGGCGACGCGGTGCGCGAGGCCTTCGAGCCCGCCGTCCGCCGGCTCTCGCTGACCGGGACGCCGTTCCGCTCGGACACGGCAGCGATCCCGTTCGTCAGCTACCTGCCGGACGAGGAGGGCATCCGCACCTCGCTCACCGACTACGCCTACGGCTACGGCCGCGCGCTCGCGGACGGCGTCGTCCGGCCGGTGCTGTTCATGGTCTACGCCGGGCAGATGCGCTGGAAGTCGAAGGCCGGCGACGAGATGGAGGCGCGGCTCGGCGAGGGCAACACCAAGGACATCACCTCGCAGGCCTGGCGGACCGCGCTGGACCCGAAGGGCGACTGGATCCCCTCTGTCCTCCGCGCCGCGAACACCCGCCTCACCGAGGTGCGGCGCGCCGTGCCCGACGCCGGCGGCCTGGTCATCGCGACCGACCACTACACCGCGCGCGCCTACGCCGCGATGCTCCGCGAGATCAGCGGCGAGACCGTCACCGTCGTGCTCTCCGACGAGAAGGAGGCGAGCGACCGGATCGAGGAGTTCGCGAAGGACACCAGTCGCTGGATGGTCGCGGTCCGCATGGTCTCCGAGGGCGTCGACGTGCCGAGGCTCGCCGTCGGCGTCTACGCGACCTCGGCGTCGACTCCGCTGTTCTTCGCCCAGGCGATCGGCCGCTTCGTGCGCGCGCGGCGCCGCGGCGAGACCGCCTCGGTGTTCCTCCCGAACGTGCCCGGCCTGCTCGCGCTGGCGGGCTCGATGGAGCTGCAGCGCGATCACGCCCTCGACCGCAGGACCTCCGACGACGAGGAGTACCCCGAGGCCGATCTGATGGCCGACGCCGAGCGCAGCGAGAAGGCGTCCTCGGATCTCCTGGAGGAGGGCCGCTTCGAGTCGATCGGCTCGGCCGCCACCTTCGACCGCGTCGTCTACGAGGGCGCCGAGTTCGGGATGGAGGTCGAGGTCGAGAGCGAGGAGGAGCTCGACTTCATCGGCCTGCCGGGGCTCCTCGAGCCCGACCAGGTGCGGGAGCTCCTCCAGCACCGGCAGCAGCGGCAGGCCAAGCGCGCCGGCAGCCGCGCGGGGGCGGCGGCCCCGGCCGAGCCGGTGAGCGAGATCCCGGCACCGCTCTACCGCACGCTCAAGGAGCAGCGCAGCCTGCTCAACTCCCTGGTCGGCCTGTGGGCACGGGGGACGGGCGAGTCGCACGGCCAGGTGCACACCGAGCTGCGCCGGCTCTGCGGCGGACCCGCGGTGGCGCAGGCGAGCGTGACCCAGCTGCAGGCGCGGATCGATCTCCTGCGGCGAAGGCTCGGCTCGCACTGA
- a CDS encoding histidine phosphatase family protein produces MTQLTLVRHGQTDWNAARRIQGRSDIPLNATGRAQARAAARLLADRRFDAVVASPLQRAFDTGAIIARGLGLDEPLAVPGLAERAYGEAEGMTGPELAERFPGGIERAPIPGCETRAEVVERATAALLEVAERFPDASVVVATHGAVIGSLIRALSSEDLPVHGVSVGNGSRHDFAIVDGALRIVGVDDSGDVVVADVDLDDVLSPAPGA; encoded by the coding sequence GTGACCCAGCTCACCCTCGTCCGCCACGGCCAGACCGACTGGAACGCCGCCCGGCGCATCCAGGGCAGGAGCGACATCCCGCTCAACGCGACCGGGCGCGCCCAGGCGCGGGCGGCGGCGCGGCTGCTCGCCGACCGGCGCTTCGACGCGGTGGTCGCCAGTCCGCTGCAGCGCGCCTTCGACACCGGAGCGATCATCGCGCGCGGTCTCGGACTCGACGAGCCGCTGGCGGTGCCGGGCCTGGCCGAGCGCGCCTACGGCGAGGCGGAGGGGATGACCGGTCCCGAGCTCGCCGAGCGCTTCCCCGGAGGCATCGAGCGCGCGCCGATCCCCGGCTGCGAGACCCGCGCCGAGGTCGTCGAGCGGGCGACCGCCGCGCTGCTCGAGGTGGCCGAGCGCTTCCCCGACGCGTCCGTCGTCGTCGCCACGCACGGTGCGGTCATCGGCAGCCTGATCCGCGCGCTCAGCAGCGAGGACCTCCCCGTGCACGGCGTCTCGGTCGGCAACGGCTCCCGGCACGACTTCGCGATCGTCGACGGGGCACTGCGCATCGTCGGCGTCGACGACTCCGGCGACGTGGTCGTGGCGGACGTCGACCTCGACGACGTGCTCAGCCCGGCCCCGGGAGCCTGA
- a CDS encoding SGNH/GDSL hydrolase family protein: MVEQRHPWSRYVALGDSFTEGIGDPEPGTPGGHRGWADRVAEVLGSQNEDFAYANLAVRGRLLQQIVDEQVEPALELRPDLITISAGGNDVIRPGTDPDDIASRFESGLARLRSDGATVVLFTGVDVGFSPVFGRIRGKVAIYNENLRALAKRYDCIVADQWSLQEIQDVRMWAPDRLHLNPHGHHEVARMVLESLNVENDLRPLAPEPLHARTWRAARTEDIQWAREYLVPWVLRRVRHQSSGDFITAKRPSAERWSTDPAASEPGSVVPGNATPDEVAEDIATAGVRIIDDRAADPLA, translated from the coding sequence ATGGTCGAGCAGCGTCATCCGTGGTCCCGCTACGTCGCCCTGGGCGACTCCTTCACCGAGGGGATCGGCGATCCCGAGCCCGGCACCCCCGGCGGGCACCGCGGCTGGGCGGACCGCGTGGCGGAGGTCCTGGGCAGCCAGAACGAGGACTTCGCCTACGCCAACCTGGCGGTGCGCGGCCGCCTCCTGCAGCAGATCGTCGACGAGCAGGTCGAGCCCGCCCTGGAGCTGCGCCCCGACCTCATCACCATCTCCGCGGGCGGGAACGACGTCATCCGCCCGGGGACCGACCCCGACGACATCGCGTCCCGCTTCGAGTCGGGCCTCGCCCGGCTCCGCTCCGACGGGGCGACCGTCGTCCTCTTCACCGGAGTGGATGTGGGCTTCTCCCCCGTGTTCGGGCGGATCCGCGGGAAGGTCGCGATCTACAACGAGAACCTGCGGGCGCTGGCCAAGCGGTACGACTGCATCGTCGCCGACCAGTGGTCCCTCCAGGAGATCCAGGACGTGCGGATGTGGGCGCCGGACCGCCTGCACCTCAACCCGCACGGCCACCACGAGGTCGCGCGCATGGTCCTCGAGTCGCTGAACGTCGAGAACGACCTGCGCCCCCTGGCCCCGGAGCCGCTGCACGCCCGCACCTGGCGTGCCGCCCGCACGGAGGACATCCAGTGGGCGCGGGAGTACCTCGTGCCGTGGGTGCTGCGCCGCGTCCGCCACCAGTCCTCCGGCGACTTCATCACCGCCAAGCGGCCCTCCGCCGAGCGCTGGAGCACCGATCCCGCGGCCTCGGAGCCGGGCTCGGTCGTGCCGGGCAACGCGACGCCGGACGAGGTCGCCGAGGACATCGCGACCGCGGGCGTGCGGATCATCGACGACCGGGCCGCGGATCCCCTGGCCTGA
- a CDS encoding RNA methyltransferase, with amino-acid sequence MPIVHITDLDHPLLADYHRLTDVALRRVLEPEGGLYIAESAKVIERALDAGHRPRSVLVQEKRLPDAAGVLERHPEVPVFVTPDPLIEELTGFHLHRGALASMHRPPLRPMAELLEGARLVVILEDLVDHTNVGAVFRAAAGMGADAVLVTPRCADPLYRRSVRVSMGTVLQVPWTRTPEWAPARRALEEAGFSVAALALAPDAVPLDEYAAARPERVAIVLGAEGDGLSRAALDASDTVVTIPMLHGVDSLNVASASAVALWALTRGR; translated from the coding sequence ATGCCGATCGTGCACATCACCGACCTCGACCACCCGCTCCTCGCCGACTACCACCGCCTCACCGACGTGGCGCTGCGGCGGGTGCTGGAGCCGGAGGGCGGTCTGTACATCGCCGAGTCCGCCAAGGTGATCGAGCGGGCGCTCGACGCCGGGCACCGTCCCCGCTCGGTCCTGGTGCAGGAGAAGCGGCTGCCGGACGCGGCCGGGGTGCTCGAGCGTCATCCCGAGGTGCCGGTCTTCGTGACGCCGGATCCGCTGATCGAGGAGCTGACCGGGTTCCACCTCCACCGCGGAGCGCTCGCCTCGATGCACCGTCCGCCGTTGCGGCCGATGGCCGAGCTGCTGGAGGGCGCGCGCCTCGTCGTGATCCTGGAGGACCTGGTCGACCACACGAACGTCGGCGCCGTCTTCCGCGCCGCGGCCGGCATGGGCGCGGACGCGGTCCTCGTGACGCCGCGCTGCGCGGACCCCCTGTACCGGCGCAGCGTCCGGGTGAGCATGGGCACGGTCCTGCAGGTGCCGTGGACGCGCACCCCCGAGTGGGCACCGGCTCGCCGCGCTCTGGAGGAGGCCGGGTTCTCGGTCGCCGCGCTGGCGCTCGCTCCGGACGCGGTGCCGCTCGACGAGTACGCGGCGGCTCGCCCCGAGCGCGTCGCGATCGTCCTGGGCGCCGAGGGGGACGGGCTCAGCCGCGCGGCGCTGGACGCCTCGGACACCGTCGTCACCATCCCGATGCTGCACGGCGTCGACTCGCTCAACGTGGCCTCGGCGAGCGCCGTCGCACTGTGGGCGCTGACCCGCGGGCGCTGA
- the treS gene encoding maltose alpha-D-glucosyltransferase — translation MSFTSPIQLPGLALDPQWYRRAVFYEVMIRSYYDSNGDGAGDINGLASKLDYLQWLGIDALWLPPFYMSPLRDGGYDVSDFKAILPEFGTMEDFRDLVRKAHERNMRIVMDFPLNHTSDQHEWFQQSRSDPEGPYGDFYVWNDTDDKWPDIRIIFVDTEDSNWAFDAERRQFYFHRFFSHQPDLNFENPAVHEAIHDVVKFWLDLGVDGIRLDAIPYLYESDEGNGEGEPPTHEFIKNLRTMVDRDYPGRILIAEANQWPREVAAFFGTEEEPECHMAFDFPVMPRIFYSLRAQTANELKKVLSETFDIPSGAAWGVFLRNHDELTLEMVSEEYRQAMYGWYAYDPRMRSNIGIRRRLAPLLDNSRAELELINALLFSLAGSPFLYYGDEIGMGDNIWLNDRDASRTPMQWTPDRNAGFSAADPGKLVQPIVQSLVYHYNQVNVEAQLAQSRSLLHWMRNVLHVRRGHPAFGLGSMRVLETDHESVLAFVRDYAGSGSEMGDQPEEVLCVFSFNHNPVSVTITDPENPGSTLSDLFGGGRFPGFSDDGTLTMTLGTQGFFWLHVAKAHEAR, via the coding sequence GTGAGCTTCACGTCGCCGATCCAACTCCCCGGACTCGCCCTCGACCCCCAGTGGTACCGCCGGGCGGTGTTCTACGAGGTGATGATCCGGTCGTACTACGACTCCAACGGCGACGGCGCCGGCGACATCAACGGGCTCGCCTCCAAGCTCGACTACCTGCAGTGGCTCGGGATCGACGCCCTCTGGCTCCCGCCGTTCTACATGTCGCCTCTGCGCGACGGCGGCTACGACGTCTCCGACTTCAAGGCGATCCTCCCCGAGTTCGGCACGATGGAGGACTTCCGCGACCTCGTGCGGAAGGCCCACGAGCGCAACATGCGCATCGTGATGGACTTCCCGCTCAACCACACCAGCGACCAGCACGAATGGTTCCAGCAGTCCCGCTCCGACCCCGAGGGTCCCTACGGCGACTTCTACGTCTGGAACGACACCGACGACAAGTGGCCGGACATCCGCATCATCTTCGTCGACACCGAGGACTCGAACTGGGCCTTCGACGCCGAGCGCCGCCAGTTCTACTTCCACCGCTTCTTCTCGCACCAGCCTGACCTCAACTTCGAGAACCCCGCCGTGCACGAGGCGATCCACGACGTGGTCAAGTTCTGGCTCGACCTCGGCGTCGACGGCATCCGGCTCGACGCGATCCCCTACCTCTACGAGTCCGACGAGGGCAACGGAGAGGGCGAGCCGCCCACCCACGAGTTCATCAAGAACCTCCGCACCATGGTCGACCGCGACTACCCCGGCCGCATCCTGATCGCCGAGGCGAACCAGTGGCCGCGAGAGGTCGCCGCGTTCTTCGGCACGGAGGAGGAGCCCGAGTGCCACATGGCGTTCGACTTCCCGGTCATGCCGCGCATCTTCTACTCCCTCCGCGCGCAGACGGCGAACGAGCTGAAGAAGGTGCTCTCCGAGACGTTCGACATCCCCAGCGGCGCCGCCTGGGGCGTGTTCCTCCGCAACCACGACGAGCTCACGCTCGAGATGGTGTCCGAGGAGTACCGCCAGGCCATGTACGGCTGGTACGCCTACGACCCGCGGATGCGCTCCAACATCGGCATCCGCCGCAGGCTCGCGCCGCTTCTGGACAACTCGCGCGCCGAGCTCGAGCTGATCAACGCCCTGCTCTTCTCCCTCGCCGGCAGCCCGTTCCTGTACTACGGCGACGAGATCGGCATGGGCGACAACATCTGGCTCAACGACCGCGACGCGTCGCGCACGCCGATGCAGTGGACGCCCGACCGCAACGCCGGCTTCTCGGCCGCCGACCCCGGCAAGCTCGTGCAGCCGATCGTCCAGTCGCTCGTCTACCACTACAACCAGGTCAACGTGGAGGCGCAGCTGGCGCAGTCCCGCTCCCTGCTGCACTGGATGCGGAACGTCCTGCACGTGCGCCGCGGCCACCCGGCGTTCGGCCTGGGGTCGATGCGCGTCCTCGAGACGGACCACGAGTCGGTGCTCGCCTTCGTGCGGGACTACGCCGGCTCGGGCTCCGAGATGGGCGACCAGCCCGAGGAGGTGCTCTGCGTCTTCAGCTTCAACCACAACCCGGTCTCGGTCACGATCACGGACCCGGAGAACCCCGGATCGACGCTCAGCGACCTGTTCGGCGGCGGCCGCTTCCCCGGATTCTCGGACGACGGCACGCTGACGATGACGCTCGGCACGCAGGGCTTCTTCTGGCTCCACGTCGCCAAGGCGCACGAGGCCCGCTGA
- a CDS encoding 3'-5' exonuclease, with protein MLFDDAERALVPSEGARWFDLLAVFDLETTGIDVRTSRIVTAHVGVIDEAGEPIEGTTWLADPGVEIPAGASAVHGISTEHARAHGRPAGEVVAEISEALRSLLARGIPVVVYNAPYDLSLLAYEARRWGVPVLLDPSPVVDPLVIDKAVDRYRKGKRTLTLAAEHYGVALTEAHDAGADAIAAGRVAQALGRAFADELGVGAEALHALQVDWCRTQAESFQEYMRRVRDESFVADGGWPVRH; from the coding sequence ATGCTGTTCGACGACGCCGAGCGGGCGCTCGTCCCCTCCGAAGGGGCGCGGTGGTTCGATCTGCTGGCCGTGTTCGACCTCGAGACCACCGGCATCGACGTCCGCACGAGCCGCATCGTCACCGCGCACGTCGGCGTGATCGACGAGGCGGGCGAGCCGATCGAGGGCACGACCTGGCTCGCCGATCCCGGGGTCGAGATCCCGGCCGGCGCCTCCGCCGTCCACGGGATCAGCACCGAGCACGCCCGCGCGCACGGCCGCCCCGCCGGCGAGGTCGTGGCCGAGATCTCCGAGGCGCTGCGCTCGCTCCTCGCCCGCGGCATCCCGGTCGTCGTCTACAACGCCCCCTACGACCTCTCGCTTCTCGCCTACGAGGCGCGCCGCTGGGGCGTGCCCGTGCTGCTCGACCCGAGCCCCGTCGTCGATCCGCTCGTGATCGACAAGGCGGTGGACCGCTACCGCAAGGGCAAGCGCACCCTGACCCTCGCCGCCGAGCACTACGGCGTCGCCCTCACCGAGGCGCACGACGCGGGCGCGGACGCGATCGCGGCGGGTCGGGTCGCCCAGGCGCTGGGCCGCGCCTTCGCCGACGAGCTCGGAGTCGGCGCGGAGGCCCTGCACGCGCTCCAGGTCGACTGGTGCCGCACCCAGGCCGAGTCCTTCCAGGAGTACATGCGCCGCGTCCGCGACGAGTCCTTCGTCGCCGACGGGGGCTGGCCGGTCCGCCACTGA